The genomic interval TCCCATTTCCTCTGACGAGTGAAGCCCCGTCCACACGAAGACGGGTTTGGCTGTTTCCAACACACCGCTTGATCGAATAGGGGATCCCATCCAGACCAAGGCGTAGCGAAACTGACATCTGAGCCTTAGACCTCATCTCGCCTCTCCCTAAACAGGCATGTGCGAACACAAACAACAATAATGGAGGACTTGGGAGTTGTGGGTGTGTTTCAAACATTACTCAGTTTACTGTGGAttttacacaaacacatttttcctcTCTACTGATCCCCTGTGGACCGCTTTGTCATCAGTCCACACAAACGGCTCATTTCTCTCTCCTGCGTTCGTTGTTTCCACCCTTCctctttcttcttccttctttacTTCTGTTGGAGTGTTACTGCGCCACTCACTGGCGTGGCGTAGGTATTACAATGCCGATTACGGCTTTGCGCAGTTTCATCTGTACGCTCAAACGTTTCTGTGTGGATACGGTGTGAATGTAGgctgaaaaattaaataaaatcattatgTGCTGCAGCAGGCAATCATAAAATTATTGAATATTAAAATAGTTTCATATACTTTTTCAAATTTATATATACACTGTTAAGAtcttatttaacatttatttacttcTTTGTATATTTAACAACTCATTTATGTTACCTCCCATTTGAATTATGAAAGTCACATTTAAGCAATAATTTaagtttgcatttatttattaaactgtagCAATTTTGTTCTTccacaaagaaaaatcagaaacatTTGACTTTTTCATTTGACTTTGAGGCTCTGATCATCACAGGCCAAATTGCATTTAGGTGAGGGAAAGGTTAGGATGTGTGCTGTCAGTTCAAATTCAACATATAACAGCAGAATCGCACTGATTCGATTCTGCCTCCTTCAGAGACAGAAAtagcttgtttttattaatccaaTAACTCTCAGGACCTCCAAAATGTAACAACGgtattaaataaatcatttaaagtcAGTTGAAtgggattttaagtgcaactgAAACTGGCTGCTTTTAATCACACTGATATCCTGCAGCTTATTGGACATTATTTATGATCTGTGAGGGTGACAAATCCTCTTATTATGTTATGTAAAAAGCAGACGTGCCACACGGGATGTTTCAGGCCATTGACAATCAGTGGAAATGGGATTGATAGCTCTACTTGTAATTGAAGGAACATCTTATCACATCAGTTGCAGAAAACACTTCCTTTAATCTAGACGGTCTTTGGGGGACAATTTAGCTGAAGGGAAGGAAAAGGTTTCATGATTATTTATtggaaacaaaaaattaaattacactaATAAACAAGAGTCATAAAACAGGGTTTTGCTTTTATGAAACACTTTCAAAGCATCTATTTTTGTGCTcccatttcattttgtttcctgGAATTAACGCTGCGAGATACGTTTGTACATTAACCCTTTCCTGAAAAATCTTTCCATTTTATatcaacagaaaagaaaaaacataaaagactgTTTGCATTGAGGTGCCCGACGAGAACATTTCCTGAATGCTTCATGCAAACTTGGAGCTAatgtttctgcattttcaaGATATAGATAATAATCCCCCCAGGTGTGTCGTTACAGTGTTGATTATTCAATCTTAATAGCCTTGCCATCCTAGTAATCCTGGCCACATATTGCTCTTTTGCAATATGCCATATTTGCTACAGAGGCTGTTAGGGATGTTGCGTAACCTGACCAATATCAGTTTAGGAAACCACTGAAAAAATATGCAACAATTATGGCAAGAAATCTACAAAGGTATCATAAACACTCCCATTTTTATTACCCCAAGAGGGATAAgcatgtaggaaaatggatggatggatggatgatactGAAAGTAGTGAGTAACTAACTTCCTGTGGCAGCAAGCTGAGCTGGAGTATGTAGAGATTACAAACACCTCAGGTGTGACCGTTAATTTACTTCTTTATCTATAGTATTACTATATGCGCTcacataatttttaaaatgcCATCACTGAATTCCAGTTTTCTCTGAAACATTACTCTCCATCCATGCAGATGCCGTCTCACTGCCATTCAAATGTAGGAAACTTGAACTCGGTAGTACCCCTCCTGTCTTGAAATGTAAGGAGTTAAAAATAATTCACGATTAGCTGTAGGTTTAGATATTATCAGTCATTGTGCCACATGTTTAATGTGAATGTGGTGTTATCTAAATATGTAAGGCAGTAGTTATTCATTGACCACGAGCTTGATGCTTAAAATGGCTGGGTGGCCATCCTGAGGGTAATCTAGACTTTTAAAGTGATTGATGGTTTTCTGACAATTTGAGAGAAatgtccattttcttttttgttatggATTGAGGAATATAAACTGGTATTAGTTAAGGATTAACTAAAGAGTGGTACTGATGAGACTTGACGTAGTTATCACTATCACGGATGTGTGAGTCACTGTTAGCGTCAACCCCTTCCAGTCGACCAAGAATGGACCATTAGAGATCATTTTAGAGAGATTAACTGGACTACAGTGAACTGCTTTTGTCAACATAGCACTATAGGTTGTTGCGTTtactccttaaaataattttgttgatTCCCTTGCTTCACTGCGCTGTCTTGCTGCATCTTTTGGTGGGTCACGCTAACATCTGCCTCAGTGTGACCCAGAAAGCGACAACTACCTAACACCTGTGCTGAGTGACAGCATTGCGCCATCTGCAAAGCAAACCCAGGGGCTAGTTCAAAGAACAATGCTCTAAGGAGGGTTTTTCACTAGACAGAGAGAGGAAGCGGGTCCCTGGACAGTCTGCTTTTTAATGAGTTTTGTCTTTCTGCTGTAAGTGACCAGGTGTTTAAAAGGCTGAACTGATCCCCCCTTTACTAATCTCCTTTAAAGATAGATTAGAATGGGAATAACTGAAGATATTTACGTTTGGGTTTCTGGGAATCAGATAAGCTCTGAATGACCATTACCATTTCCGAATTTAAATGACATTAATTCATATTTCAGATAATTCCCCTTCAATTTCTTTAGCAGTAGAAGTAGTGTTGGCTTCATACAcagacaacaaaacatttatctgAATAAGACAGGTGTCTTTATGTTGTGAAAACAAATggattaattaatctaaataaagttaaaaccaggaatttattgtattttcaaaaaggtagtctttctggggaaaaaaacactaaatgaaATATAGAAATctacccatatatatatatatatatatatatatatatatatatatatatatatatatatatatataaatttcagatttagaatgtttttcacatcacacacaaCACTTGCACAAACATTTAACGTGATTCTGTATGTAAATGGGGTGTAAAAAGAAGGAAAGTAGTAATTTAGCACATCCTTAGCAAATGATGCTtaccatttgttttgtttttttgttttttttgttaacacgGTTTGAGCAGTCAAAATCTTACCGTCAGTAGATAACTCTCTCAGTGGTTTTGCGTTGATGAAATAGAGGTATTTCCTTAACTAATTTATCTGCCCACTGCAGCTTTTAGCTAGCTCAAAATGTATACATTTCATTTCATGTCAAAACAACTTTAGAAACCTATAAGCAGCCATAACATTAGGGGGCTGATCCTACTGTCCTTGTGTTAATTAACCACCAGAGATACTTTTAATATGtgctttgaaaacattttatctgaAGTAATTTTCTATAATCTACTTATGTCCTGCTGTGAGAAATTTTTATTATGTtctataaatataattaaacagCAGGTGGTCACTTGGAGTTGTCTTGTTAGATAAAGGGACAGATTCAGACACGTTTCATAAAAGTAAACTGGACCAGACGTTGGTCAGAGTCAAAACTAATGGAAATGgtgtgttttcatgttttcatgacCATTTCAGTGcataatttggaaaaaaattaacttaaaaaagaCCGATAAATAGTTTAAGTACAAcgattttaatgttttcagtaGGTATAAAATGAAAGGGATGAAATGGCAAAGGGGTGTTAAGATTCTGGCCCAGCTGTCTGTCTGCTGTCATTTACCTCCTGCACTTCACATCTGTGATCCTCATCCCACAGCAGCCCAATCAGGCGTATTCCTTTCACCTGTTTCCCTCCCTTCTAATACTGAGGCCTTAAGGACCTGTCTCAAGCCTCACCCCTCATGCTACAGCATGACAGAGAACCCTCTTCTGTTGTCCGTCAGAAATACGGATGAAAGAGCGAAATGCGTCAATTTCTGAAAACGAGAcgagccagacaggaagtcagaccCAGGAAGTGTAAAATGGATCTGgtaatatttctaaataaaggAGGAAGAGGGGCAGGGCTGTCTTGTAGCATGACCGGATCCAGTCTGGATTGCTGTGCGGCACATTTTGCAGTTTAAGCTAGAGTTGGCgattttttcctcttcttctcataaacatgtacGCAGTTTACTTCTTGCAATTCTCAGATTAGTTGTAGTTTTTACGGGCTTGCAACTCTCacagaaaatttgtttttaacctcCATTTTGTGAATATATAACGTATTGGCTACTTTCATGGTTTAAGGACGATTTTATCCAGtagaacaaaaagtgtttctgaattggattaccaactatagtgTTAACGAACAGCCTGCACAAGGAACGTGGTAAATGTGAAGCTGGCTTCAgtcctgtctgcctgtcacCTCCCAGACTTCTGCAGAGGTTTTGCCTGCCTGCACCAGGgcttgatttattattttttttaagaaacttgTTTAAGGCTAACAccgtgtctggcttgaatatcaggttctctATCAGTCTGTGAATTACAAGGGGTGAATTGACCCAGAGCTATGTGTTTGATTATGGTAGAGTCTACTTGTACTTTGAACTCAGATTTCCTGGAAAAAGGTTCTCATCATAAATAAAACGAGAACTTCTGAGGTAGTGTAAACTCTAAATGAGGAAGTTGGAAACCACTGAGCTGCCTAGTTTTagatatcagaatcagaaatactccAGAGGTaaattattttcgttacacgctccagatatacagatatacaacaacatttttatatatatatatatatatatatatatatatatatatatatatatatatatatatatatacacacacacacaacattccacacaaaaaatgtaaatatatacatatctaactatatatatatatatagttagatatgtatatatttacattttaaattgaagtgatataaaccttttttttagcaCTTCTGATCATTTACCTCATTAAGGCAGATGCATACATAGTACTGTAAAACCTTTATTTGTTCCCtgatgattaaataaataaaataaaatgaaatacttTATTAGTAGGTTGTATTGCTAATATTAGCTACCGACCATTAATCAACAACTGATTTGTCTGACTTTGAACAAAATCGCACTCTACCCAGGTGTAAGGTTGTTCTGAGAACAGAGTCTGCTTCTTAATGAAGACTCCCccccttcacacacacacacacacacacacacacacacacacacacacacacacacacacacacacacacacacacacacacacacacacacacacacacacacacaccaaagtTTGGTGAGCTGTCCCTTTTGGCCTAACTTAGCCTCTGCATTAATCTTCATGAACATGGCTGACCGATGGCTCTGTGTGTTcggtgttttgttttaaaactttaaattgaACTTAATGGGTAAACTTTGCGGAAGCAACTCTACTGAGAAGGCCATCATAATTTAATGAAGCTTAAACAAAGCGATCGGCAGAGGTCTGCAGTGAGCAGCACGCCATACATGACAATGAAGTGTGAGTCAGGCAAATTGTGTTTCTGATTCAGGAAGGATTTCTGGGTTAATGCACTCTGCTTAACACTTAATGAGTAAAGAGGAAACGTCTTCCACAGAGAAACAAAAGCtaaaagctgctgctgatgatgtcTGGCTGAATGCTTGGCTTGAGTCGTATATCTCAACAAGAGAGCCTTGTGTGCTGCATGTTTAACAGATACACAAAGATGAAGACAGCCACCAACATCTACATCTTCAACCTGGCTCTCGCGGACGCACTCGTCACCACCACCATGCCCTTCCAGAGCACCGACTACCTTCTGAACACCTGGCCCTTCGGGGAGGTGGTGTGCAAGGTCTTCATCGCCATCGACTACTATAACATGTTCACCAGCATCTTCACTCTCACCATGATGAGCGTGGACCGGTACGTGGCTGTGTGCCATCCTGTTAAAGCCCTGGACTTCCGCACACCCATCAAAGCCAAGATGATTAACGTCTGCATCTGGATCCTGTCCTCAGCTGCAGGGATACCTGCATTTGTTCTGGGGGGGACACAGACAAACAGCGGTAAGGAAATACTTTCATTCCTGATCAAATTTAGTTAGTTTTCCATGCATTCAAGGTTCTAAATTTTACTAAACAGACTTTAGGAGCAAACAAATCTTTCAGTTTTAGTAGGCATAGTCTGGCTTGTGGGTTCACACAACTCCCAAATTTGTAACAAAAATGTACAaggttgtatttgttttatttagaacaAAATAAGCAATGCTATTCCATACtgctaaattattttacatattattgtttaaatgtaGGGGATAAGACAAGACAATACACAATAATGGGTTCCTGAGAAACAGACATGATTTTAGCAATATCTTTGGGGAAACCAACAATTTTGTTTAGAATAATCTCTAATCAGTGTATAATAATACAATCTAGTGATGACAAGTTTATATATGAATTTATTCTATGAACAATCCAGTTCAAGTATGATCAAAGTATATAGGATTTTCAAGTAAAGATGAACAAGTCGATTTACACTTATTTGAAACTTTAAAATTGGCTTTTAGTTTTATTAGATGATAACATTGGCATTGTTACTGACTTAAGCCAGGTTTATGTTTATGCATCTGCATAGTACCTTTCTTTCAGGCAGCTAATCAGCAATCAGAAGTAACAGGTGGGGGGAATTTAGCCCTCTCATCTTCAAAGAATAATGCAGGTTATTACAAATTTAAGTGGAAGGACAACATGTTTTAGTAAAAGGTGCAAAAGCAACACAGATAACTGCAGCATATTTTTATCAGtcatttcttttcttatcttctggaaattttatttttgcgTTTCTTCTAGCTGTTAGCCATGATCGTTAAAATGAACCAAAATAGTTCATGTAAGACATATCTCTGCTTGTTCTGAATCtaaataagataaattttaCCTTTATTCTGTTAAATAACTATTCGGTGATATTTCAATTTATCAGGCAAATGCAAACTGTTGTCCTTTTTTGACATACGTGGGGCCCTTATGGGTCACAAATTTTCCTTATACCTCAGATAGGCCTTAGTACCTCTCTCAATTTTTTGGCTAGTTTATAGATTGTACTTTTATTCTTAAACAATTATATTATCAGAAGAACAAGCAAAGTGTTCCCAACTGCGAGCAGATATCACAAGAGAGAGATGAAAGTGGAAatttatgaaagaaaaaaaccctTCTAATCTCTTTGTTCCCCCTTTCTTTCTGCAGACATAACTGAATGTGCCTTACAGTTCCCCGAGCCTTACGCCTACTGGGACACGATGATGAagatctgtgtgtttgtgttcgcCTTTGTCGTGCCTGTGCTCATCATCACCGTCTGCTATTCCCTCATGGTCCTGAGACTGAAGAGCGTACGGATGCTGTCCGGCTCGCGGGAGAAGGACCGCAACCTGCGGCGCATCACgcggctggtggtggtggtggtcgCCGTCTTCGTGGTCTGCTGGACGCCCATACACATCTTCATCCTGGTCAAGGCGCTTGTGAGCGTGCCCGAGACAACCGCCATCATGGCCGCGTACTTCTTCTGCGTGGCTCTGGGCTACACCAACAGCAGCCTCAACCCCATCCTCTACGCCTTCCTGGACGAGAACTTCAAACGCTGCTTCAAGGACTTCTGCCTTTCAGCCAAACTGAGGGGGGACAAGACGTCTGGCAGCAAGAAGGTGCCCAGCACGGTCCGGGCCACCGCCATCCCCCTGGAGAACCCGGACAGGACTAATAAACCCACCTGACTAGCGGTGGAACTGTCTTCAATTTCCCAAATGGGAAAAGAAGACTCCCATGACCTGGGCCTAACGCACATCACTTCAGCGATGTAGACTTACTCTGTTGTGAAAGCTGATCCACCTCTTGTTTTCATAATCACCATAAGGGGGAGCAAAGCTGACAAGACGTGTCAGCAACTTTAGCTTAAAAGCACATGAAAGTCATCTGTTTGACAACTTCATCCTCTTTGGTGTTTTAGCATTTGAAGGTGATGTATTGAATTTGCAGGCGGATGCAAAGAAGACAGTGGTTTAAAGTTACCTATGAGAAGGGTACATTGAGAGGGGAGGGGTCACTAGCAATGCTTATGAGTTTGCTAGCCCTTCGTTTGGCCTGACAGCCTTATATGTCTTAGATTTTTTATGTGCGTTTAATCGTGGAGATTACCAACTTGAAGTtaccaaatttatttatttttgtgtaatttGTTTATATTGGTTGACTTGTGAATCTCCCTCAATCACTCATGACCCgtctccatatatatatatatatatatatatatgtatgtatgtcacAATAGCATAATTAAACCCTACGTTTTAATTGGATTTAGTTTTCATGTGTCACCCTGGTATCATTTTGGGCCCCCACCATGGATCTCCTTTTTAAAATACCTTCTAGAGGTCCCTCTAGCAGGCTTAGGAAAaagcattaaaagaaaatactaCATTTACCCAGTAGGTGCATCTCAGTGAAttgaaaaaacatcaaaatgtttatgtattttagtaaatacattcaaaaagtgaaacacattacattaCATTGATTCATAGAACATCAAACTTCATTTTTATGATTATTGCTCAAAGTCAACGACAGCCTAGTTTGAATGTAGAATGTTACTTCACAccaataacaaatgtttttttaactatttaaactttatttaatggCCATTTATTACTCATTTATTGATCCATTACACAAAGACTAAACAATATTTAAGGTGTGATTTCTATATGTGTGtattacagctaataaaaatcCAACATTCTCTTTGTCGCCAAATCAGAATATTAGATATATAGGACCAACAAACCAGGGTTTTTAATCCAGAAATGTGGTGTCAAGGACATTTTATGGCTTAAGTAATCATAAGGAAGGCTACCAGCTATAAAGGAAAGGTAAGCCAAAAGAGGGCTTTGCTATTGAATATGTTTGCTCCCAGCGTGCTGAGATAGTAATGGACCATTGAGTGGAAGCAAAAAGGATGTCCAAGCTACAGGGACCATCGTAGCCTTATGTTGTGTCAAGACCACAGGCTGTGGTACAAGAGCCGCCACACCCAGAGATATTCAAGACATGGACTCCAGCTCTCCCATCTCTGATGCTAAGCCATCCATCCAGAGTCTATGCCCACTTATCTGTGCGGGGTTGTGAGGCTGCTGCCTTTCTCCAGCTGCCATTTGGCAAGAGGCGAGGTACACCATGGAAAGGTTACCAGTCCATATTAAGCCattccttcttcttttcttttcattgtcACGTCCTGTTGCACGTTTGACACCTGGAGCCGAGTGAATGGTAGGACCAAGGTAGGTTCATTGGAGGTCCCTGGGAGGTCAAGAGGGAGGGTTGGCCACCAGAATCCAGAGTAGCTCCTGCTACCCAAAACCAACCTAACACATCCCCAGGACCCCATAGGCCACCTGACAGGACCCCATCCCTCTGGGCGTAGCCCGAGCACCCACACAAACAACCCACACCACACCCCACCCCTGCAAGGTCAATCGTTACACACATCAAGACTCTGGTGATGTGTGGCGTTGCATATGTTAAGGAAGAAGGGATGGGGTCCAGCTCcacaaatacaaaatttttttttttacaattctaGCCCTTGTCCTGGATACACCAGTGAGTGGAGGCTCCCCATCCAGCTCAACAAGGCAGTTATATTACAGGTCCCCCCTTTTTATCTACCccaactttttccttccactcaactttccattattaTGCTTTGACAAAGCATCCTATAAACGGTTAGCTTGTTTAGATGTTTTGTGGAGGATGTCAAAGACTGTCTACTGGACAGTTAG from Fundulus heteroclitus isolate FHET01 chromosome 21, MU-UCD_Fhet_4.1, whole genome shotgun sequence carries:
- the LOC105918113 gene encoding kappa-type opioid receptor isoform X2 yields the protein MKTATNIYIFNLALADALVTTTMPFQSTDYLLNTWPFGEVVCKVFIAIDYYNMFTSIFTLTMMSVDRYVAVCHPVKALDFRTPIKAKMINVCIWILSSAAGIPAFVLGGTQTNSDITECALQFPEPYAYWDTMMKICVFVFAFVVPVLIITVCYSLMVLRLKSVRMLSGSREKDRNLRRITRLVVVVVAVFVVCWTPIHIFILVKALVSVPETTAIMAAYFFCVALGYTNSSLNPILYAFLDENFKRCFKDFCLSAKLRGDKTSGSKKVPSTVRATAIPLENPDRTNKPT
- the LOC105918113 gene encoding delta-type opioid receptor isoform X1, with the protein product MESTPVEIFKEDTKCLSGLLEDCPVNSSVWISGESRNVTRDDESWEQESMSPIIPIITAVYSVVFVVGLLGNCLVMYVIIRYTKMKTATNIYIFNLALADALVTTTMPFQSTDYLLNTWPFGEVVCKVFIAIDYYNMFTSIFTLTMMSVDRYVAVCHPVKALDFRTPIKAKMINVCIWILSSAAGIPAFVLGGTQTNSDITECALQFPEPYAYWDTMMKICVFVFAFVVPVLIITVCYSLMVLRLKSVRMLSGSREKDRNLRRITRLVVVVVAVFVVCWTPIHIFILVKALVSVPETTAIMAAYFFCVALGYTNSSLNPILYAFLDENFKRCFKDFCLSAKLRGDKTSGSKKVPSTVRATAIPLENPDRTNKPT